Proteins encoded within one genomic window of Cucumis sativus cultivar 9930 chromosome 3, Cucumber_9930_V3, whole genome shotgun sequence:
- the LOC101217841 gene encoding protein PLASTID TRANSCRIPTIONALLY ACTIVE 7 has translation MATPISTLSFASPSLPLRIEANPRISPALNFRPPFQLVARKQKSGEVSGRRVWRRRKLTKKDDMSIYKMDRIPFLEEQVRRVKEQGKLITMDIERLLLSEDNRFDFVNEVAAEAKEYVESNRDEYGGTKKAILHVLSNRVNDAGFYRPDAYAEDDPFKPGPHYLKQEFT, from the exons ATGGCTACTCCAATCTCAACACTCTCCTTTGCTTCCCCT TCATTGCCGCTCAGGATTGAGGCGAATCCCCGAATTTCTCCTGCCTTGAACTTTCGTCCCCCGTTTCAG TTGGTCGCTAGAAAACAGAAAAGTGGTGAAGTTAGTGGTCGGCGAGTGTGGCGACGAAGAAAATTG ACAAAGAAGGATGACATGTCAATCTACAAAATGGATCGAATCCCATTCCTTGAAGAACAGGTAAGGAGGGTAAAGGAACAGGGGAAGCTCATAACAATGGACATTGAAAGACTATTATTATCAGAGGACAATCGCTTTGATTTTGTGAATGAGGTTGCAGCTGAGGCTAAGGAATATGTTGAGAGCAACCGCGATGAATATGGGGGTACCAAGAAAGCCATCCTTCATGTTCTTAGCAACCGAGTGAACGATGCAGGGTTTTATCGGCCAGATGCTTATGCAGAAGATGACCCATTTAAACCCGGACCTCATTATCTGAAACAAGAATTTACTTAA
- the LOC101218076 gene encoding protein phosphatase 2C 57 isoform X1: protein MALLSPRLHRFRLTKLHHVSASKPTKATKLTLRKNSRCCSAIAIDAPSSLTDAAGIRWGSTTFQGLREEMEDDAVVRSDGFNDFLFAAVFDGHGGYSSVKFLREELYKDCVAALQGGQLLNGGDFEVIKAALEKAFDDTDKRLLLLLEAAGEEDESGATATVAFIRNDVLFISHLGDSCVVLSRSGGAQVLTSSHRPYGNNSTSLQEIRRIREAGGWVCVSLEIGRMSYESNFARITFKRKRVRERKLLMGESVGTSLYHVHLVTYDSRQRKARCYRKELKKEDGQKNLFLGSVQFNGDLVTASPEIFQVTLGSNAEFVLMASDGLWDYMNSSDAVMFVRNELRQHGDVQLACEALAQAALDKGSQDNVSIIMADLGRTDWQNLPLQQDNVIFELAQALATMGLVSLGIWWASSSFSL, encoded by the exons ATGGCTTTGCTGAGTCCTCGATTGCATAGATTCCGGCTAACTAAGCTTCACCATGTCTCCGCCTCCAAACCCACCAAAGCAACTAAGCTCACTCTCAGAAAAAATTCCAGATGCTGCTCTGCCATAGCTATTGATGCTCCATCTTCTTTAACAGATGCTGCGGGAATAAGATGGGGTTCCACTACTTTTCAAGGCTTGCGGGAGGAAATGGAAGACGATGCTGTTGTGCGGTCTGATGGTTTCAATGACTTCTTGTTTGCTGCAGTGTTCGATGGCCATGGTGGCTATTCCTCTGTCAAGTTCCTAAG GGAGGAGCTGTACAAAGACTGCGTGGCAGCCTTGCAGGGCGGCCAACTATTGAATGGAGGGGATTTTGAAGTGATAAAAGCGGCTTTAGAGAAGGCTTTTGATGATACTGATAAGAGACTACTCCTATT GCTTGAGGCAGCTGGGGAGGAAGATGAATCTGGTGCCACTGCAACCGTTGCATTCATTCGAAATGATGTGCTGTTCATTTCACATCTTGGTGACTCTTGTGTT GTGTTATCTCGTTCTGGAGGAGCACAGGTGTTGACTAGTTCTCATCGGCCTTATGGAAATAACAGCACATCACTGCAAGAGATTAGAAGAATTAGAGAAGCAGGTGGATGGGTGTGTGTTTCTCTTGAAATTGGCCGCATGTCTTATGAGAGCAACTTTGCCCGAATAAcatttaagagaaaaagagttagagaaagaaa ATTGTTAATGGGAGAATCTGTGGGGACATCTCTGTATCACGTGCATTTGGTGACATACGATTCAAGACAAAGAAAAGCGA GATGCTACAGAAAGGAGTTGAAGAAGGAAGATGGTcagaaaaatttatttctcGGTAG TGTACAGTTCAATGGAGATTTGGTTACTGCATCACCAGAAATTTTCCAAGTCACACTCGGATCAAATGCCGAGTTTGTACTGATGGCATCGGATGGCCTATGGGATTACATGAATAG CTCTGATGCGGTTATGTTTGTTCGGAATGAACTTAGACAGCATGGCGACGTTCAG CTAGCTTGTGAAGCCCTCGCCCAAGCAGCCTTG GACAAAGGGTCACAAGACAATGTCAGCATTATCATGGCTGATTTAGG GCGGACAGATTGGCAAAATTTGCCCCTTCAGCAAGACAATGTCATATTTGAACTGGCTCAAGCTTTGGCTACGATGGGACTCGTTTCTTTAGGTATTTGGTGGGCATCCTCTAGTTTCTCTCTTTAA
- the LOC101218076 gene encoding protein phosphatase 2C 57 isoform X2, giving the protein MALLSPRLHRFRLTKLHHVSASKPTKATKLTLRKNSRCCSAIAIDAPSSLTDAAGIRWGSTTFQGLREEMEDDAVVRSDGFNDFLFAAVFDGHGGYSSVKFLREELYKDCVAALQGGQLLNGGDFEVIKAALEKAFDDTDKRLLLLLEAAGEEDESGATATVAFIRNDVLFISHLGDSCVVLSRSGGAQVLTSSHRPYGNNSTSLQEIRRIREAGGWIVNGRICGDISVSRAFGDIRFKTKKSEMLQKGVEEGRWSEKFISRVQFNGDLVTASPEIFQVTLGSNAEFVLMASDGLWDYMNSSDAVMFVRNELRQHGDVQLACEALAQAALDKGSQDNVSIIMADLGRTDWQNLPLQQDNVIFELAQALATMGLVSLGIWWASSSFSL; this is encoded by the exons ATGGCTTTGCTGAGTCCTCGATTGCATAGATTCCGGCTAACTAAGCTTCACCATGTCTCCGCCTCCAAACCCACCAAAGCAACTAAGCTCACTCTCAGAAAAAATTCCAGATGCTGCTCTGCCATAGCTATTGATGCTCCATCTTCTTTAACAGATGCTGCGGGAATAAGATGGGGTTCCACTACTTTTCAAGGCTTGCGGGAGGAAATGGAAGACGATGCTGTTGTGCGGTCTGATGGTTTCAATGACTTCTTGTTTGCTGCAGTGTTCGATGGCCATGGTGGCTATTCCTCTGTCAAGTTCCTAAG GGAGGAGCTGTACAAAGACTGCGTGGCAGCCTTGCAGGGCGGCCAACTATTGAATGGAGGGGATTTTGAAGTGATAAAAGCGGCTTTAGAGAAGGCTTTTGATGATACTGATAAGAGACTACTCCTATT GCTTGAGGCAGCTGGGGAGGAAGATGAATCTGGTGCCACTGCAACCGTTGCATTCATTCGAAATGATGTGCTGTTCATTTCACATCTTGGTGACTCTTGTGTT GTGTTATCTCGTTCTGGAGGAGCACAGGTGTTGACTAGTTCTCATCGGCCTTATGGAAATAACAGCACATCACTGCAAGAGATTAGAAGAATTAGAGAAGCAGGTGGATGG ATTGTTAATGGGAGAATCTGTGGGGACATCTCTGTATCACGTGCATTTGGTGACATACGATTCAAGACAAAGAAAAGCGA GATGCTACAGAAAGGAGTTGAAGAAGGAAGATGGTcagaaaaatttatttctcG TGTACAGTTCAATGGAGATTTGGTTACTGCATCACCAGAAATTTTCCAAGTCACACTCGGATCAAATGCCGAGTTTGTACTGATGGCATCGGATGGCCTATGGGATTACATGAATAG CTCTGATGCGGTTATGTTTGTTCGGAATGAACTTAGACAGCATGGCGACGTTCAG CTAGCTTGTGAAGCCCTCGCCCAAGCAGCCTTG GACAAAGGGTCACAAGACAATGTCAGCATTATCATGGCTGATTTAGG GCGGACAGATTGGCAAAATTTGCCCCTTCAGCAAGACAATGTCATATTTGAACTGGCTCAAGCTTTGGCTACGATGGGACTCGTTTCTTTAGGTATTTGGTGGGCATCCTCTAGTTTCTCTCTTTAA